Genomic window (Oryza sativa Japonica Group chromosome 3, ASM3414082v1):
GCTATTGTGCAATAGTATTTCCTGTAATATTCAGCTTCTGGCTAACTGCGGCTCCTTGAGAAACTATTCATGAACTGATTTTAAGCTTAGCTATTTATCCAGCTATCAGTCGTTGGAACCATTAACAAACCACCTCTGAACATTACAGGAAATACTTGATCAGGTCATGGATAACAGCCTGGATATAGAACTTCACCTTTTCCACTCTCACAAACTCACAAATACATCTTTACTTGACAGAAGAGTACGATCAAAACCATCTAAATACATAATTACATCAAAGCATTAGGCTTACCAAGAATAGAGAAGAAAATCATAAATCCAGCAGAAATCTGCACCACACGTCTGCTGCCAACACGTGTCAAACCTAGCAAACCAGCATTTTCACTGTTCCAGAACGGTACAAAGTATCTCAGACCAACATCAAATGCTAGTATTAATATGAAACTGTATAAAACAGTAAAATATAGGCAACAGTAATCTAGAATGTACTTACACAGATACAGATGATCCATTAGCTGTTCCAAATAAGCCACCCAGCAAAATACCAACCCCCTAGGCAACACACAAACAAATAAAGTAGGTAAGATGCCTGCATGCCATTTGAATTGTCAAGAACTCGGACAAAATATTTGCAGATTAAGGAGTCTAGATGGTACCTGCCAACCAATGCCGCGACTCATAACAGAAGGAGGGCATGGTGTTGCACTGGCGTACCGTGAGACAGCAATGAATGCACCAGTAGACTGCATTAGACAGTAAGGAATATTAGCTGGTTGATGCATAATGCCCTCTAACATACTGCACCTCCCCCTAAAAACCATAGATATATCCACAGTACCTCCACAAGAGCAACAAAAGAAGCTGCCATCATTGCAAAAGCTTCACCAGCATCAAACGTTGGTGCTCCCCACTGGAATGGGTAAGGTACACTTATCCTATAAAATGCAGACGAAAATCTATTTATATTAGCTAATCTTTTCTTTAGTGCCAAACTGCCAATTGCAGGATATAAATGCAAACAGATGTAATGTAACGCCTTTCCGACGTTAGGATGGCATGGAAATAGATGCATGGTATTACCATGGAGCACCCCCTACAAGCCCAGATCGATCAGTTCGACAGTGAAATTGTGTCTTCGGAGCAGCATTCTTGTACGCCCCACCAACAGTCAGGAAGAAGGCGTAAAGCCAGACAAGGGCCACAGACATTATGATGGCGAAACGCTCGAACGCAGTCCCCAACAAAGGCACCAGCTTAGGTATGTACTGCACAAAGATTTACACAACATTCATAAGGATTCATCCACCGTTAGAATTCACACAATAGCCATCTTGATGTATACCTGGGAAAGAGCCACCAGCAGTATGATTTGTGGAAGGCCAATCTCCACACATTTGGCAACCTGCATAGTAAATTTATGCTGTCATACCACTGTTGCAAATACATCCAGACGACTGTACATGTACAATTGTAGTACAAAATACTCACACTTGGGAATCCAAGCTCATAGAGCCCAAATCCAACAAGCGCAACCAATGGTGCTGCGGACAGTGGGCTCAGCAGCCTGCAACATTACAAGAATATAAACATGAATTAGCAGAATGATAGGGCCAGTTAAGGTACACTGATCAAACGACCTGGAATCTGAACCCTGAGGATGAGACATGCACACCTGACGACAATCCGCCAGAGCCCACTGAACCCCATGATGATTTGGAGCGTGGAGGCCACTATGAGTGCGCCCTGCGTTCCCCGCATGATGCGCACGAATTTCTGCAACGCCATGCCGAACCCAGCACGCCACATTTGTCAGTGTCAATACAGCAAGGAGTCAAACAGAAGAGGAGCAAACTTTGCGTGGGTGCGGGGGGGAGTGAGGAGGGCGACCTCGTGGGGATCGGCAATGCCGTTGTAGCGGCCGGCGAGGATGATGGAGATGGTGGGCGCGACGAAGGTGTAGGAGCCCCCGATGACGGCGGGCAGGCGCGTGCCGAGGAAGCTCTGGATCAGCGTGTTGATGCCGGCGACGAACAGCAGCGTCTGGATCACCCGCGCCTTCTCCTCCTGCATCCATCGGCAGCCAAATGAGTGAGTCACAGAAGCAAGTGAGCGgtgcgacgccgcggcggcggcgggaggaggggacGTACATTGCCGCCGCCCATCTGGGGGACGAGCGCGGTGGGGATGATGACCGTGGTGCCGAGCATGACGAGGTAGTGCTGGAATCCGAGCAGGATGGCCTCCGCTGCAGAAAGAAACCGAAGGCGCCGTCAAGCAGCCAACcatggagatcgatcgatccactCCTGGAAtgcagagagagaggatgagagaGGGAATGGGCACTGACGCCATGGGGGAGGGCTGGTGAGGCAGTAGGAGATGGCCGGCAGCTGGTCCTTCACCGCGTGCGGCTGCAGTTCCTCCTgcttcggcgccggcgccgccattgCCTACCACTACcaccactgcagtgtgagtgagagtgagagtgagGCGCAGCAGCCGAGCCGGCCTCCTCGAGATGCGCGAGTTGAAGCGGTCGCCGCGGGAGTGGAGGAACGCAACGCACTGCacgcagcggcgcggcgcacaCGATGAAACACTGACGACTCCGCGATGACTCACGCACACTGCACTGCACACGCACCAACCAAACCCCAGTAAATTTATAGAGTGGGGGGAGTCCTCCACTTCGTCTTTCTCTCACTCTTTCTCGCCGTGTGTGGGTGTGTGTCACCGACGAGGCGATCTGAGTCGGCGACGAGTCAAACCACGCGGTGGTGCCGTGGTGGTGGTAGCCCGCAGCCGtgatggcggtggtggcgtttTTGCCGTTTTCTACCGCAACTTTTACTGCCGCGCTGCGTACGCGCGGCGTGGTGGTTGCGCTTGCGCCGTGGTTCAGCTGCGGCAGCCTAGGCGGGGGGCCGCGTCGGCGTCCGGTTATTACGAGGAAAAAGGGGAGGAGGGATGGGGGGTTTCCGAAATGATTTCACGCCCGTTTGGTTTGCCGGCGGTTTGTTGCCGCGACGCACGGCAGGGATATCTCGTTTTTTTCctgcatatatataatcatatcaAACGCCCTCCTTTCGTGGAGGCTGCCACCAATCTCGCGGTTTTCTCAGTCAAACCACACTGTTAaattattactactactactacaaatcTAAGCAATGTGACTATTATTAGGATTATTAGCAAGGAGTAATAAATTTACAGTGGTTAAAAGAGGAGTTTGGATGGTAATGAGTGAGGAGTAAATGAGTCCGTTGGGGCCCACAAGGAGACCTGAACTTGATACTGGGGGCCACATGGATCCCTCCATGTGGGTAGATTAAGGAGAAAAGAAAGGCCAAAGGTGCAAGTAAAGGATCTAGAGGGAACCTCCTCTTCTTTATTCAGTTCCTAACATGCAGTAGTAGTAATGAGGATTTCGGCCGCAAGGTATCAATCAATCAACCGACCACCGAATCATGTAATGTAATCAAGTTTAAAGTAATGGTTGCAAGTACTGATTAGGTTTTGGGATAATTCTGCCAAGTGCCAGCAAATCAGTAATCACACGCTAATATAATGCGTGGAGTGCTTGCAGGGTTTGGCAGGCAGTGACCAGGGAATAAAGACGTTGGCACCTGCGAACACCAaatcactgttttttttttggtactgTTCTTTACTCCAGTCAGCATGGAGTGATCAGCGATGCTCACTTTGATCAAGACATTTCATCAACGTCTGTCTCTAACGTCTGTCTCTAATCAAGACATTTCATCAATCCAATAGAATAGTG
Coding sequences:
- the LOC4334620 gene encoding nucleobase-ascorbate transporter 6, which codes for MAAPAPKQEELQPHAVKDQLPAISYCLTSPPPWPEAILLGFQHYLVMLGTTVIIPTALVPQMGGGNEEKARVIQTLLFVAGINTLIQSFLGTRLPAVIGGSYTFVAPTISIILAGRYNGIADPHEKFVRIMRGTQGALIVASTLQIIMGFSGLWRIVVRLLSPLSAAPLVALVGFGLYELGFPSVAKCVEIGLPQIILLVALSQYIPKLVPLLGTAFERFAIIMSVALVWLYAFFLTVGGAYKNAAPKTQFHCRTDRSGLVGGAPWISVPYPFQWGAPTFDAGEAFAMMAASFVALVESTGAFIAVSRYASATPCPPSVMSRGIGWQGVGILLGGLFGTANGSSVSVENAGLLGLTRVGSRRVVQISAGFMIFFSILGKFGAVFASIPGPIIAAIYCLLFAYVGMAGVGFLQFCNLNSFRTKFIVGFSVFMGLSVPQYFNEYTSVAGYGPVHTHARWFNDMINVVFSSKAFVGGAVAYLLDNTLQRHDSTARKDRGHHFWDRFRSFRTDPRSEEFYSLPFNLNKFFPSF